From Phragmites australis chromosome 5, lpPhrAust1.1, whole genome shotgun sequence, a single genomic window includes:
- the LOC133919017 gene encoding DNA repair protein RAD5A isoform X4 has translation MGKEREREEQVAMVRAVLGEGTPEMDIIRALHMAGDDPTKAINILLDFLQKPPPSPSPSPSPPPAKPAKTLTESTPPSSVPTHPKPTAEKPKPAPAPATTNGGGEHWWLVGSAEMAGLATCKGRRIAPGDAVTFSFPNATAAAAAAGKSRPGRPGLASCSSGIMRFSTPNHGEVGRIPNEWARCLLPLLKENKIKVQGSCKSAPEALSIMDAVLLSVCVYINSSMFHDQKQSTPKAARVAPEDSTFHPLPALFKLIGLAPFKKAAFTPEDLYSRKRPIETKSSIGVPATKLTSEKLRLSSGGNEDDQDEETVSDSDLDDLIGITDSSALEERAPPDSLQCDLRSYQKQALHWMLQLEKGSSYQDAATTLHPCWEAYKLEDKRELVLYLNVFSGDATTEFPSTLQLGRGGILADAMGLGKTIMTIALLLSDSGKGCITTHHTTQICGEARGLGELPTHSHDAVKKLASPFSFSKLRKHKAPLIGGGNLIVCPMTLLGQWKAEIEAHTKPGIVNIYVHYGQNRPKEAGFVGQSDIVLTTYGVVASEFSTDGSIENGPLYSVNWFRVVLDEAHMIKSSRSLISLAAASLTADRRWCLTGTPIQNNLEDLYSLFRFLRVEPWRNWALWHKLVQKPYEEGDERGLKLVQSILKPIMLRRTKNSTDKEGRPIVTLPPANIEVKYCDLSEAEKDFYEALFRKSKVKFDQFVEQGRVLHNYASILELLLRLRQCCDHPFLVLSRGDTQEFADLNKLVKRFLHGGNGAVNGDSSCLPSRAYIEEVVQELQKGEGECPICLEAFEDAVLTSCAHRLCRECLLSSWRSATAGLCPV, from the exons ATGGGGaaggagcgggagcgggaggagCAGGTGGCCATGGTGCGCGCGGTGCTCGGCGAGGGCACGCCGGAGATGGATATCATCCGCGCGCTCCACATGGCTGGCGATGACCCCACCAAGGCCATCAACATCCTCCTCGACTTCCTCCAGAAGCCACCGCCATCGCCGtcgccctccccctccccaccgCCTGCCAAACCTGCCAAAACCCTCACCGAGTCAACCCCACCGAGCAGTGTCCCTACGCATCCCAAGCCCACGGCAGAGAAACCTAAGCCCGCGCCTGCGCCCGCGACAACCAACGGCGGCGGTGAGCACTGGTGGTTGGTGGGGAGCGCCGAGATGGCGGGGTTGGCCACCTGCAAGGGCAGACGAATTGCCCCTGGGGACGCGGTCACCTTCTCCTTCCCCAACGCcacggctgccgccgccgcggcgggcaAGAGCCGTCCCGGCCGCCCCGGCCTTGCTTCCTGCTCCTCCGGGATCATGCGCTTCTCCACCCCGAACCACGGGGAG GTGGGTCGCATCCCCAATGAGTGGGCACGGTGCCTCCTTCCCCTTCTCAAGGAGAACAAGATAAAAGTCCAGGGCTCGTGCAAATCAGCTCCTGAGGCGCTTAGCATTATGGACGCCGTCCTCTTATCCGTGTG TGTATATATCAACAGCTCAATGTTTCACGATCAAAAGCAATCGACGCCCAAAGCCGCTCGGGTTGCTCCTGAGGATTCCACATTTCACCCACTACCTGCACTTTTTAAGTTGATTGGGCTTGCCCCTTTTAAAAAG GCCGCATTTACTCCAGAAGATCTTTATTCCAGGAAGCGACCGATTGAAACAAAG AGCAGTATCGGAGTGCCTGCCACTAAGTtgacatccgagaaattgagaTTATCTTCTGGTGGAAATGAAGATGATCAGGATGAAGAAACTGTTTCAGATTCAGATTTGGATGATCTAATTGGAATCACTGACAGTTCTGCACTGGAG GAAAGGGCTCCCCCTGATTCTCTGCAGTGCGATCTACGCTCTTATCAAAAGCAGGCCCTTCATTGGATGCTGCAACTTGAGAAAGGAAGTTCTTACCAGGATGCAGCTACAACCCTTCACCCTTGTTGGGAAGCATATAAACTCGAGGACAA GAGGGAACTAGTTTTGTACTTGAATGTGTTTTCAGGCGATGCCACAACTGAGTTCCCTAGTACATTACAACTTGGCAGAGGAGGG ATTCTGGCAGATGCAATGGGATTGGGGAAGACTATTATGACTattgctcttcttctttctgATTCTGGCAAAGGATGCATCACTACTCACCATACCACTCAGATCTGTGGAGAAGCTAGAGGGTTGGGTGAATTGCCTACTCATTCTCATGATGCTGTGAAGAAGCTTGCTAGCCCTTTCTCTTTTAGTAAGCTTAGAAAACATAAGGCTCCACTTATTGGAGGTGGCAATCTAATCGTCTGCCCAATGACTCTACTTGGTCAGTGGAAG GCGGAGATTGAAGCTCATACTAAGCCGGGCATTGTGAATATATATGTTCATTATGGACAAAACAGACCAAAAGAAGCAGGTTTTGTCGGTCAGAGTGATATTGTCCTGACTACATATGGTGTCGTGGCATCAGAATTTTCAACTGAT GGTTCAATAGAAAATGGTCCTCTCTACTCTGTAAATTGGTTCAGAGTTGTGCTTGATGAAGCACACATGATAAAGTCTTCTAGAAGTTTGATATCCCTAGCTGCTGCTTCTCTGACAGCTGATCGGCGCTGGTGTCTCACCGGTACACCAATTCAG AACAACTTGGAGGATCTGTACAGCCTTTTTCGGTTTTTGAGAGTTGAACCATGGAGGAACTGGGCCTT GTGGCATAAACTTGTACAAAAACCATACGAAGAAGGTGATGAAAGAGGCTTAAAGCTAGTGCAGTCTATTTTAAAGCCAATAATGTTGAGAAGGACTAAAAATAGCACAGACAAGGAGGGCAG ACCGATCGTTACTTTACCCCCTGCGAATATTGAAGTAAAATATTGTGATTTGTCAGAGGCTGAGAAGGATTTCTATGAAGCTCTATTTCGAAAATCTAAG GTAAAATTTGATCAATTTGTGGAGCAAGGAAGGGTCTTGCACAACTATGcttcaattttggagttacttTTGCGCCTTCGGCAATGCTGTGACCATCCGTTCCTTGTTCTGAG TCGTGGGGATACACAGGAGTTTGCAGACCTAAACAAGCTTGTGAAGCGTTTCCTGCATGGTGGTAATGGTGCCGTTAATGGGGATTCTTCTTGCCTCCCCTCTAGAGCTTACATTGAAGAGGTTGTCCAAGAACTGCAGAAAGGTGAAGGGGAGTGCCCTATTTGCCTAGAAGCCTTTGAGGATGCTGTATTAACTTCCTGTGCCCACCGTTTATGCCGAGAGTGTCTGTTGTCTAGTTGGCGAAGTGCAACAGCAGGTCTTTGTCCTGTCT AA
- the LOC133919017 gene encoding DNA repair protein RAD5A isoform X2 has product MGKEREREEQVAMVRAVLGEGTPEMDIIRALHMAGDDPTKAINILLDFLQKPPPSPSPSPSPPPAKPAKTLTESTPPSSVPTHPKPTAEKPKPAPAPATTNGGGEHWWLVGSAEMAGLATCKGRRIAPGDAVTFSFPNATAAAAAAGKSRPGRPGLASCSSGIMRFSTPNHGEVGRIPNEWARCLLPLLKENKIKVQGSCKSAPEALSIMDAVLLSVCVYINSSMFHDQKQSTPKAARVAPEDSTFHPLPALFKLIGLAPFKKAAFTPEDLYSRKRPIETKSSIGVPATKLTSEKLRLSSGGNEDDQDEETVSDSDLDDLIGITDSSALEERAPPDSLQCDLRSYQKQALHWMLQLEKGSSYQDAATTLHPCWEAYKLEDKRELVLYLNVFSGDATTEFPSTLQLGRGGILADAMGLGKTIMTIALLLSDSGKGCITTHHTTQICGEARGLGELPTHSHDAVKKLASPFSFSKLRKHKAPLIGGGNLIVCPMTLLGQWKAEIEAHTKPGIVNIYVHYGQNRPKEAGFVGQSDIVLTTYGVVASEFSTDGSIENGPLYSVNWFRVVLDEAHMIKSSRSLISLAAASLTADRRWCLTGTPIQNNLEDLYSLFRFLRVEPWRNWALWHKLVQKPYEEGDERGLKLVQSILKPIMLRRTKNSTDKEGRPIVTLPPANIEVKYCDLSEAEKDFYEALFRKSKVKFDQFVEQGRVLHNYASILELLLRLRQCCDHPFLVLSRGDTQEFADLNKLVKRFLHGGNGAVNGDSSCLPSRAYIEEVVQELQKGEGECPICLEAFEDAVLTSCAHRLCRECLLSSWRSATAGLCPVCRSMSKQDLITAPTDSRFQVDVDKNWVESSKISALLLELEALRSSGAKSIVFSQWTAFLDLLQIPLLRNNFSFARLDGTLNHHQREKVIKEFSENKSILVLLMSLKAGGVGINLTAASNAFVMDPWWNPAVEEQAVMRIHRIGQTKTVSIKRFIVKGTVEERMEAVQARKQRMISGALTDQEVRTARIEELKMLFS; this is encoded by the exons ATGGGGaaggagcgggagcgggaggagCAGGTGGCCATGGTGCGCGCGGTGCTCGGCGAGGGCACGCCGGAGATGGATATCATCCGCGCGCTCCACATGGCTGGCGATGACCCCACCAAGGCCATCAACATCCTCCTCGACTTCCTCCAGAAGCCACCGCCATCGCCGtcgccctccccctccccaccgCCTGCCAAACCTGCCAAAACCCTCACCGAGTCAACCCCACCGAGCAGTGTCCCTACGCATCCCAAGCCCACGGCAGAGAAACCTAAGCCCGCGCCTGCGCCCGCGACAACCAACGGCGGCGGTGAGCACTGGTGGTTGGTGGGGAGCGCCGAGATGGCGGGGTTGGCCACCTGCAAGGGCAGACGAATTGCCCCTGGGGACGCGGTCACCTTCTCCTTCCCCAACGCcacggctgccgccgccgcggcgggcaAGAGCCGTCCCGGCCGCCCCGGCCTTGCTTCCTGCTCCTCCGGGATCATGCGCTTCTCCACCCCGAACCACGGGGAG GTGGGTCGCATCCCCAATGAGTGGGCACGGTGCCTCCTTCCCCTTCTCAAGGAGAACAAGATAAAAGTCCAGGGCTCGTGCAAATCAGCTCCTGAGGCGCTTAGCATTATGGACGCCGTCCTCTTATCCGTGTG TGTATATATCAACAGCTCAATGTTTCACGATCAAAAGCAATCGACGCCCAAAGCCGCTCGGGTTGCTCCTGAGGATTCCACATTTCACCCACTACCTGCACTTTTTAAGTTGATTGGGCTTGCCCCTTTTAAAAAG GCCGCATTTACTCCAGAAGATCTTTATTCCAGGAAGCGACCGATTGAAACAAAG AGCAGTATCGGAGTGCCTGCCACTAAGTtgacatccgagaaattgagaTTATCTTCTGGTGGAAATGAAGATGATCAGGATGAAGAAACTGTTTCAGATTCAGATTTGGATGATCTAATTGGAATCACTGACAGTTCTGCACTGGAG GAAAGGGCTCCCCCTGATTCTCTGCAGTGCGATCTACGCTCTTATCAAAAGCAGGCCCTTCATTGGATGCTGCAACTTGAGAAAGGAAGTTCTTACCAGGATGCAGCTACAACCCTTCACCCTTGTTGGGAAGCATATAAACTCGAGGACAA GAGGGAACTAGTTTTGTACTTGAATGTGTTTTCAGGCGATGCCACAACTGAGTTCCCTAGTACATTACAACTTGGCAGAGGAGGG ATTCTGGCAGATGCAATGGGATTGGGGAAGACTATTATGACTattgctcttcttctttctgATTCTGGCAAAGGATGCATCACTACTCACCATACCACTCAGATCTGTGGAGAAGCTAGAGGGTTGGGTGAATTGCCTACTCATTCTCATGATGCTGTGAAGAAGCTTGCTAGCCCTTTCTCTTTTAGTAAGCTTAGAAAACATAAGGCTCCACTTATTGGAGGTGGCAATCTAATCGTCTGCCCAATGACTCTACTTGGTCAGTGGAAG GCGGAGATTGAAGCTCATACTAAGCCGGGCATTGTGAATATATATGTTCATTATGGACAAAACAGACCAAAAGAAGCAGGTTTTGTCGGTCAGAGTGATATTGTCCTGACTACATATGGTGTCGTGGCATCAGAATTTTCAACTGAT GGTTCAATAGAAAATGGTCCTCTCTACTCTGTAAATTGGTTCAGAGTTGTGCTTGATGAAGCACACATGATAAAGTCTTCTAGAAGTTTGATATCCCTAGCTGCTGCTTCTCTGACAGCTGATCGGCGCTGGTGTCTCACCGGTACACCAATTCAG AACAACTTGGAGGATCTGTACAGCCTTTTTCGGTTTTTGAGAGTTGAACCATGGAGGAACTGGGCCTT GTGGCATAAACTTGTACAAAAACCATACGAAGAAGGTGATGAAAGAGGCTTAAAGCTAGTGCAGTCTATTTTAAAGCCAATAATGTTGAGAAGGACTAAAAATAGCACAGACAAGGAGGGCAG ACCGATCGTTACTTTACCCCCTGCGAATATTGAAGTAAAATATTGTGATTTGTCAGAGGCTGAGAAGGATTTCTATGAAGCTCTATTTCGAAAATCTAAG GTAAAATTTGATCAATTTGTGGAGCAAGGAAGGGTCTTGCACAACTATGcttcaattttggagttacttTTGCGCCTTCGGCAATGCTGTGACCATCCGTTCCTTGTTCTGAG TCGTGGGGATACACAGGAGTTTGCAGACCTAAACAAGCTTGTGAAGCGTTTCCTGCATGGTGGTAATGGTGCCGTTAATGGGGATTCTTCTTGCCTCCCCTCTAGAGCTTACATTGAAGAGGTTGTCCAAGAACTGCAGAAAGGTGAAGGGGAGTGCCCTATTTGCCTAGAAGCCTTTGAGGATGCTGTATTAACTTCCTGTGCCCACCGTTTATGCCGAGAGTGTCTGTTGTCTAGTTGGCGAAGTGCAACAGCAGGTCTTTGTCCTGTCTGTAG GTCAATGAGCAAACAAGATCTCATAACTGCTCCAACTGATAGCCGCTTTCAAGTTGATGTCGATAAAAACTGGGTTGAATCTTCCAAGATATCTGCTCTCCTGCTGGAGTTAGAAGCTCTTCGCAGTTCAGGTGCCAAGAGCATCGTGTTTAGCCAGTGGACTGCATTTTTAGATCTCTTGCAAATTCCACTTTTGAG AAATAACTTCTCATTTGCTAGGCTGGATGGGACGTTGAATCATCACCAGAGAGAGAAAGTAATCAAGGAGTTCTCGGAGAACAAAAGCattttg GTTCTACTTATGTCTCTGAAGGCTGGTGGTGTTGGTATAAACCTTACTGCTGCATCTAATGCATTTGTCATG GACCCTTGGTGGAATCCTGCTGTCGAAGAACAAGCTGTAATGCGCATCCATCGAATTGGTCAAACAAAGACTGTTTCTATCAAAAGATTCATTGTGAAG GGCACTGTTGAAGAACGAATGGAAGCCGTGCAGGCCCGTAAGCAGCGAATGATTTCTGGAGCGTTGACAGATCAAGAAGTCCGCACCGCACGTATAGAAGAACTGAAGATGCTTTTCTCTTGA
- the LOC133919017 gene encoding DNA repair protein RAD5A isoform X1, with the protein MGKEREREEQVAMVRAVLGEGTPEMDIIRALHMAGDDPTKAINILLDFLQKPPPSPSPSPSPPPAKPAKTLTESTPPSSVPTHPKPTAEKPKPAPAPATTNGGGEHWWLVGSAEMAGLATCKGRRIAPGDAVTFSFPNATAAAAAAGKSRPGRPGLASCSSGIMRFSTPNHGEVGRIPNEWARCLLPLLKENKIKVQGSCKSAPEALSIMDAVLLSVCVYINSSMFHDQKQSTPKAARVAPEDSTFHPLPALFKLIGLAPFKKAAFTPEDLYSRKRPIETKSSIGVPATKLTSEKLRLSSGGNEDDQDEETVSDSDLDDLIGITDSSALEERAPPDSLQCDLRSYQKQALHWMLQLEKGSSYQDAATTLHPCWEAYKLEDKRELVLYLNVFSGDATTEFPSTLQLGRGGILADAMGLGKTIMTIALLLSDSGKGCITTHHTTQICGEARGLGELPTHSHDAVKKLASPFSFSKLRKHKAPLIGGGNLIVCPMTLLGQWKAEIEAHTKPGIVNIYVHYGQNRPKEAGFVGQSDIVLTTYGVVASEFSTDGSIENGPLYSVNWFRVVLDEAHMIKSSRSLISLAAASLTADRRWCLTGTPIQNNLEDLYSLFRFLRVEPWRNWALWHKLVQKPYEEGDERGLKLVQSILKPIMLRRTKNSTDKEGRPIVTLPPANIEVKYCDLSEAEKDFYEALFRKSKVKFDQFVEQGRVLHNYASILELLLRLRQCCDHPFLVLSRGDTQEFADLNKLVKRFLHGGNGAVNGDSSCLPSRAYIEEVVQELQKGEGECPICLEAFEDAVLTSCAHRLCRECLLSSWRSATAGLCPVCRRSMSKQDLITAPTDSRFQVDVDKNWVESSKISALLLELEALRSSGAKSIVFSQWTAFLDLLQIPLLRNNFSFARLDGTLNHHQREKVIKEFSENKSILVLLMSLKAGGVGINLTAASNAFVMDPWWNPAVEEQAVMRIHRIGQTKTVSIKRFIVKGTVEERMEAVQARKQRMISGALTDQEVRTARIEELKMLFS; encoded by the exons ATGGGGaaggagcgggagcgggaggagCAGGTGGCCATGGTGCGCGCGGTGCTCGGCGAGGGCACGCCGGAGATGGATATCATCCGCGCGCTCCACATGGCTGGCGATGACCCCACCAAGGCCATCAACATCCTCCTCGACTTCCTCCAGAAGCCACCGCCATCGCCGtcgccctccccctccccaccgCCTGCCAAACCTGCCAAAACCCTCACCGAGTCAACCCCACCGAGCAGTGTCCCTACGCATCCCAAGCCCACGGCAGAGAAACCTAAGCCCGCGCCTGCGCCCGCGACAACCAACGGCGGCGGTGAGCACTGGTGGTTGGTGGGGAGCGCCGAGATGGCGGGGTTGGCCACCTGCAAGGGCAGACGAATTGCCCCTGGGGACGCGGTCACCTTCTCCTTCCCCAACGCcacggctgccgccgccgcggcgggcaAGAGCCGTCCCGGCCGCCCCGGCCTTGCTTCCTGCTCCTCCGGGATCATGCGCTTCTCCACCCCGAACCACGGGGAG GTGGGTCGCATCCCCAATGAGTGGGCACGGTGCCTCCTTCCCCTTCTCAAGGAGAACAAGATAAAAGTCCAGGGCTCGTGCAAATCAGCTCCTGAGGCGCTTAGCATTATGGACGCCGTCCTCTTATCCGTGTG TGTATATATCAACAGCTCAATGTTTCACGATCAAAAGCAATCGACGCCCAAAGCCGCTCGGGTTGCTCCTGAGGATTCCACATTTCACCCACTACCTGCACTTTTTAAGTTGATTGGGCTTGCCCCTTTTAAAAAG GCCGCATTTACTCCAGAAGATCTTTATTCCAGGAAGCGACCGATTGAAACAAAG AGCAGTATCGGAGTGCCTGCCACTAAGTtgacatccgagaaattgagaTTATCTTCTGGTGGAAATGAAGATGATCAGGATGAAGAAACTGTTTCAGATTCAGATTTGGATGATCTAATTGGAATCACTGACAGTTCTGCACTGGAG GAAAGGGCTCCCCCTGATTCTCTGCAGTGCGATCTACGCTCTTATCAAAAGCAGGCCCTTCATTGGATGCTGCAACTTGAGAAAGGAAGTTCTTACCAGGATGCAGCTACAACCCTTCACCCTTGTTGGGAAGCATATAAACTCGAGGACAA GAGGGAACTAGTTTTGTACTTGAATGTGTTTTCAGGCGATGCCACAACTGAGTTCCCTAGTACATTACAACTTGGCAGAGGAGGG ATTCTGGCAGATGCAATGGGATTGGGGAAGACTATTATGACTattgctcttcttctttctgATTCTGGCAAAGGATGCATCACTACTCACCATACCACTCAGATCTGTGGAGAAGCTAGAGGGTTGGGTGAATTGCCTACTCATTCTCATGATGCTGTGAAGAAGCTTGCTAGCCCTTTCTCTTTTAGTAAGCTTAGAAAACATAAGGCTCCACTTATTGGAGGTGGCAATCTAATCGTCTGCCCAATGACTCTACTTGGTCAGTGGAAG GCGGAGATTGAAGCTCATACTAAGCCGGGCATTGTGAATATATATGTTCATTATGGACAAAACAGACCAAAAGAAGCAGGTTTTGTCGGTCAGAGTGATATTGTCCTGACTACATATGGTGTCGTGGCATCAGAATTTTCAACTGAT GGTTCAATAGAAAATGGTCCTCTCTACTCTGTAAATTGGTTCAGAGTTGTGCTTGATGAAGCACACATGATAAAGTCTTCTAGAAGTTTGATATCCCTAGCTGCTGCTTCTCTGACAGCTGATCGGCGCTGGTGTCTCACCGGTACACCAATTCAG AACAACTTGGAGGATCTGTACAGCCTTTTTCGGTTTTTGAGAGTTGAACCATGGAGGAACTGGGCCTT GTGGCATAAACTTGTACAAAAACCATACGAAGAAGGTGATGAAAGAGGCTTAAAGCTAGTGCAGTCTATTTTAAAGCCAATAATGTTGAGAAGGACTAAAAATAGCACAGACAAGGAGGGCAG ACCGATCGTTACTTTACCCCCTGCGAATATTGAAGTAAAATATTGTGATTTGTCAGAGGCTGAGAAGGATTTCTATGAAGCTCTATTTCGAAAATCTAAG GTAAAATTTGATCAATTTGTGGAGCAAGGAAGGGTCTTGCACAACTATGcttcaattttggagttacttTTGCGCCTTCGGCAATGCTGTGACCATCCGTTCCTTGTTCTGAG TCGTGGGGATACACAGGAGTTTGCAGACCTAAACAAGCTTGTGAAGCGTTTCCTGCATGGTGGTAATGGTGCCGTTAATGGGGATTCTTCTTGCCTCCCCTCTAGAGCTTACATTGAAGAGGTTGTCCAAGAACTGCAGAAAGGTGAAGGGGAGTGCCCTATTTGCCTAGAAGCCTTTGAGGATGCTGTATTAACTTCCTGTGCCCACCGTTTATGCCGAGAGTGTCTGTTGTCTAGTTGGCGAAGTGCAACAGCAGGTCTTTGTCCTGTCTGTAG AAGGTCAATGAGCAAACAAGATCTCATAACTGCTCCAACTGATAGCCGCTTTCAAGTTGATGTCGATAAAAACTGGGTTGAATCTTCCAAGATATCTGCTCTCCTGCTGGAGTTAGAAGCTCTTCGCAGTTCAGGTGCCAAGAGCATCGTGTTTAGCCAGTGGACTGCATTTTTAGATCTCTTGCAAATTCCACTTTTGAG AAATAACTTCTCATTTGCTAGGCTGGATGGGACGTTGAATCATCACCAGAGAGAGAAAGTAATCAAGGAGTTCTCGGAGAACAAAAGCattttg GTTCTACTTATGTCTCTGAAGGCTGGTGGTGTTGGTATAAACCTTACTGCTGCATCTAATGCATTTGTCATG GACCCTTGGTGGAATCCTGCTGTCGAAGAACAAGCTGTAATGCGCATCCATCGAATTGGTCAAACAAAGACTGTTTCTATCAAAAGATTCATTGTGAAG GGCACTGTTGAAGAACGAATGGAAGCCGTGCAGGCCCGTAAGCAGCGAATGATTTCTGGAGCGTTGACAGATCAAGAAGTCCGCACCGCACGTATAGAAGAACTGAAGATGCTTTTCTCTTGA